CCTGGCAGACGGTGTCATTGCGGAGAACGCGCCATGCCAGATTCGCCACGAGAGCATCGGCAGCATCCGGAGCAGCGCAAGCGCGGATGGCAAAGCCGGTGGCGGTGCCTTTGGGGGCGGGTCCGTGTTCCAACACGGGCAGAAAAACGGAATCGGAGACTGGCGAGGCGGAGCGGTTTTCGTTGATGGATTTCCATGAACCGGTGACGCGGCCTGTCGTGAGCGTGAGCGACTCGTCGCGATTGAGCGGAATATAAACCAGGCCCGCGTGATGCAGCCAGCGCGCGTCGCGGAGTTCGTGGCGCCCTGGCAGGGCGGCAATGTATCCGCCGCATCAGCGAAAACCACGTCGCCGCGCAGCCGGCTTTGGTCGAGCGCGGTGCTTGTTTCCACTAAAGGCGAAAATGGAAATAATAGGCATTGTTGTTTCCATCGATCACAGACAACACCAATTTTGTCACGATTCGTGTGAAATGACGACATGGAGCGAGTCGAATAAGCCGAATTGAATGAGACATTGGCAACTTTCTCATTTTCGCTCCGAGTGATGGGGTCGCTTCAGCATGTCATCGGTGCTCCCGCTTAAATCCTTTGGTTCAACTTCTGATTCTTTATCGTACCAATCCGGCTGGTGAAAAAGGGATGTGTTTGGATCCCGTGGATTCGTCCATCAGTCTCACAGCCTTGCTTCGCGCCGGCCACCGAGGCAGGCAAGCAGTTTACCAATGCGATCCAATCGCCCTTGCGCCGAAAGGCTGGCGAAGTCGTATTTCATGAGCGGACCCAGCACGTCGGATGTGCTGGGTCGTAACGAATGACCGCCGTGGCGATCAGCGCGCCGATGTACCGAGGGCATTCTGCTTCCGATATATATCCAGGTCAAGGCCGCCAAGACTACTTTGGAGCAAGCACGCAAAGACTTGAAAGTTGCGAAGGAAGCTCGGAAGGCCACGAAGTCGAAAAAGCCGGGCGCAAAAACAAACCGGAGCAGAGAAGGACAAATCCAAGCACTGAACGGGGGCATGCCTGCTGCGTCCGTTGGGTGGACTACCGGGGAATTGCGACAATCGCGTGACAAAGAGAATTTCGGGCATCCGATTGCCGGC
This genomic stretch from Termitidicoccus mucosus harbors:
- a CDS encoding polysaccharide lyase family 8 super-sandwich domain-containing protein; this translates as MAALPGRHELRDARWLHHAGLVYIPLNRDESLTLTTGRVTGSWKSINENRSASPVSDSVFLPVLEHGPAPKGTATGFAIRACAAPDAADALVANLAWRVLRNDTVCQAGRAFRRWHADGGVL